CCGCCATCTGTGATTTTTGCAGTGCCAAGGAGTGCGACACCCGCGAGCTTTGTCCGCTCTTCGACGTACCCTGGTGTGAACTGTGGTTGGTCTTGCTGAGCGAGACGCGGACCCGACCGGCCCTGATCAGGATCAACAAGTCGAGTATCGTAAATGACGCCCATTACGATGTACTCCGTCTCCTGAATCGTTTTCTTAATAAACACGGGCTGGCCGAACCCACATTCATCCGGCGCAGGCGCTCGCTCCCGGTCGGTCTTGTTGTAAATCTCGACCGTGTAATCCAGATGGCTGTTTGAACTGATGATACTTCCAATGGCGAGACAATCGTCAACCCGCTCGGTTTGGTTGCTTGATGATGTGTTACTCATAAGGTTCGGTAAGGTGTGGAGGTGACGGTTCCATGACCGTAATCAAGTTCTGATTCGTTCTTCGATGCACGAAGGGGAGACACGATGATTTCATTGAGACTACGAGCAGACAGGTCTCCACACGGATCTGAATCGATCCCAGTTGAGCCGTGTATGGATAGCTTCATCGACGACGCAGCTCCTTGCTGAGTGCTTTTGCATCCCATTCCAGTGGGATGTCATTTTCCTCTGCCCATCCCTGAAGTAGGCGAAGAAACTGTTGCCGGTCACGCTGATCAAGAACAGCGTCAGTATCTGCTTGCTGAAGTATCTCCGGATACCCTCGACCGACCCCGGCTTCAGCACGCACCGCATCCAATGTGTATTCGTACAAACTCTCGTATCCAGATGGAGCGTCTGCATCCAGTAACCACCCTGGGAACTCCAATCGATCAAGACCCGCACCAGGCGGGACTTTCAGGTACGAAAAATAAATCTCATTGGCGAAGTCATACTTCACACCACGGTACGTCGTCGTGAGAGCGTCGACACTTCCATCACGACGGCACAGGAATGGTACGGTCGAATCACCCCATGGACTCATCATCCCGGCCAACACGCGGGCATCAGGAATCGTTCGGTCGGCCCCGAACTCGTCTTGGAGGAGTAACCGCGTCATTTTCGCTAATTCCACGGCATTCGTCCCAGCCACATAGCCGACTAGCGGTATTTGATGGTGTTGACTCGCTGCAATGAGTTGACTGATAGACGCAAGGTACCGATCTCGGACTGCCGGACGTTCTGGGTTGGCAAACGATACGATAAGCGGCCCATCATAGAGAACGACTGGTCGACGCTCCAGTGTACTATTTTTATACTGCTCTGCTAAGTCTTCGATTTTGTCGACCAGCAAGTTTGCCTCGTGTTCATATCGTTCAAGCCCGACTAGCGAGCCATCAACGAATCGGTACTCGTCACCGCCAGCCTCGCCACCTGACCGAGTGACTTCCATCGGACCAAGCAGCTTCCCTTTCCTGTCTCGTTCAAGTTTTCCTTCTGGTGAATGATGATTCAAACACCAAGCCGCTTGCACGTACGCCAACGGAATATTGAACTGCTTCGTCGGCGGAATCTCAGACCCATCAACAGCAAGCATCGGCACATCCATCAGGAGCTTCCGAGCCCAATCGTTAACGGCCTCATGAGTCTCCCACTCATCTGATTCGTCGTGACGAATTATGAGTGAGTCTGCACTGTCAAGTGCCTCAGTTGGAAGCGCACCAGGATAGGAGGCCGTCGACAGTGCACGCCGAATCTCGCTGGCACCGATTTCAGGAAGTCGACGGAAAGCATTCTGATACCGTTCAACCAGGTCATCATCATCCTCTAAGTATGACTTGATCGTCTCAACGTTATCATCGAGTGCCGTTGCAACTTCCAGCTTATCGAACGGCATTAGTCACTCATCACTTCCGAGGTCTGGCTGGTTTTCTCGATAGTGATGCTGTAATCAGTCATCGAATCAAATGTCGAATCGTGGCTGATGACTGTGAGTTGCTCGAACGCATCGAGTCTGTTGAGTTGCCCGACAAGGTTCGCTTTCTTATCTTGATCGAGGTTTGCGGTCGGCTCATCAAGGAACGCAATTCCGAGACCAGAGATCTGTTCCAGTATAGCCAGTCGAACCGCTAGCGCAGCAGCCATCTTTTCACCGCCTGACAGCGTCGAGAACGATTTCTGAACATCAGCATCAGTAACGACGATATCATAGTCGGATGTCCATTCGAGCTGTTCGGCTTTTTCGCCCCGAATTGACCGGAAGATAGCATCTGCTCGTTTCCCGATACGATCTGTGATGACATTCCGCATTT
This sequence is a window from Halohasta litchfieldiae. Protein-coding genes within it:
- a CDS encoding DNA double-strand break repair nuclease NurA encodes the protein MPFDKLEVATALDDNVETIKSYLEDDDDLVERYQNAFRRLPEIGASEIRRALSTASYPGALPTEALDSADSLIIRHDESDEWETHEAVNDWARKLLMDVPMLAVDGSEIPPTKQFNIPLAYVQAAWCLNHHSPEGKLERDRKGKLLGPMEVTRSGGEAGGDEYRFVDGSLVGLERYEHEANLLVDKIEDLAEQYKNSTLERRPVVLYDGPLIVSFANPERPAVRDRYLASISQLIAASQHHQIPLVGYVAGTNAVELAKMTRLLLQDEFGADRTIPDARVLAGMMSPWGDSTVPFLCRRDGSVDALTTTYRGVKYDFANEIYFSYLKVPPGAGLDRLEFPGWLLDADAPSGYESLYEYTLDAVRAEAGVGRGYPEILQQADTDAVLDQRDRQQFLRLLQGWAEENDIPLEWDAKALSKELRRR